From a single Nocardioides sp. dk884 genomic region:
- a CDS encoding GNAT family N-acetyltransferase — translation MQIVAGDQRHLSAAARLLELSFPPELRVPRPRLQEKLESGAARLRVAVEAEQVVGCAVLRSLPLAATCLDYLAVDPDVRSGGVGRALLDDAVAAAGERGDDWLVLEVEPEDSPAADPAYGDAARRMRFYRRAGAFAACTGYAAPDLARGSGLVDLELLVIAAGPGASGPTMSQVVDWTRALWGPDGYGRPADDPDLRTVLDRLGY, via the coding sequence GTGCAGATCGTCGCCGGAGACCAGCGTCATCTCAGCGCGGCCGCGCGGCTCCTGGAGCTCTCGTTCCCACCCGAGCTCCGGGTGCCGCGGCCCCGGCTGCAGGAGAAGCTGGAGTCCGGGGCGGCGCGGCTGAGGGTCGCCGTCGAGGCCGAGCAGGTCGTCGGCTGCGCGGTCCTCCGCTCGCTGCCGCTCGCGGCGACCTGCCTGGACTACCTCGCGGTCGACCCCGACGTGCGCTCCGGCGGAGTCGGGCGCGCCCTGCTCGACGACGCGGTCGCGGCGGCGGGGGAGCGCGGTGACGACTGGCTGGTCCTCGAGGTCGAGCCCGAGGACAGTCCCGCCGCCGACCCGGCGTACGGCGACGCGGCGCGGCGGATGCGGTTCTACCGTCGCGCCGGCGCCTTCGCCGCCTGCACCGGGTACGCCGCCCCGGACCTGGCGCGCGGGTCGGGGCTCGTCGACCTCGAGCTGCTCGTGATCGCGGCCGGGCCCGGGGCGTCCGGGCCGACGATGAGCCAGGTCGTGGACTGGACCCGCGCGCTGTGGGGGCCCGACGGCTACGGCCGTCCGGCGGACGACCCGGACCTGCGCACCGTGCTCGACCGGCTCGGCTACTGA
- a CDS encoding DUF1540 domain-containing protein, protein MSTMADVGTCSVETCSFNHDGCTADAITVGSTGDHATCATFISLGVSGGLPTVRAHVGACQRADCVHNHDLLCHADSVTIAWGGDEADCMTYSPGT, encoded by the coding sequence ATGAGCACCATGGCCGATGTCGGCACCTGCAGTGTCGAGACCTGCTCGTTCAACCACGACGGCTGCACGGCGGACGCGATCACCGTCGGAAGCACCGGCGATCACGCGACCTGCGCGACGTTCATCTCGCTCGGCGTCAGCGGCGGCCTGCCCACGGTGCGCGCCCATGTCGGGGCCTGCCAGCGCGCCGACTGCGTCCACAACCACGATCTGCTGTGCCACGCCGACTCGGTGACGATCGCCTGGGGCGGGGACGAGGCGGACTGCATGACGTACTCGCCGGGGACGTGA
- a CDS encoding ABC transporter permease, with protein sequence MSAGPVATTEKYPPPPPETPAERKGRIIALFVMPFLMVTMMYATYMGTMHEPTPRDLPVAVVGQGEAATAFAEGLEAGSDGALDVRVVADDDTVEDLMLEQEIVGAITMPGRDNVAAVHQAMGGGASQASLVTQLLSPAAVAEGWQVETVDHAPLTEGDGTGTLVLFAAMGMMLAGYVPLSGLISGTPNLLRVRRFLPLALGWGVLTSSLIWLILGPIVGAVSGHYPLFLGIGTLAVVAVTTAQLLFTKVMGPFAVLLGMLLWVVLGMPASNLAMSVDTMPGFFGWLHGVLPLPAAGEALRSVLYFEGNGVWRHVLTLAVWLVVSLALATLKERKSGELVVGGPLYTAPDAPLPALAGGPVARYRTRLVAVALFPLAIMVTVVTVMGISMHKPDVSGLPVAVVAPEAQAQQVITALEESMGDITDLRVVESVEEANDLIIDQELVAAYVLPTAAGESPTLLTASGAGMSQQTVATQIFSAVAAEGGAELVVEDIAPLSEDDVNGSNSLYVGMSWIMAGFLFFAVMRGGAPDLTRTRRLVPLLAGWSVGISVWLWFLFDVLIGAVNGHALAMIGYGAFTVFAVGWASAVFTRLFGLGALVPVMIVVMLAGVPASGGGLSIYMVPEFFRPLADILPLPAAVDIARSLVYLDGSGVGGNLLVLAIWGAAGLALNLLVVDPWVNRASARPPAPMGPRYRPERPKKSADSDSDDTDARPGDTALEPAGV encoded by the coding sequence TTGAGCGCAGGACCCGTCGCGACCACCGAGAAGTACCCCCCGCCCCCGCCCGAGACGCCGGCCGAGCGCAAGGGCCGCATCATCGCCCTGTTCGTGATGCCGTTCTTGATGGTCACGATGATGTACGCGACGTACATGGGCACCATGCACGAGCCGACACCCCGTGACCTGCCGGTCGCGGTCGTCGGTCAGGGCGAGGCGGCGACCGCGTTCGCCGAGGGCCTCGAGGCCGGCTCCGACGGCGCGCTCGACGTGCGGGTGGTCGCGGACGACGACACCGTCGAGGACCTCATGCTCGAGCAGGAGATCGTCGGCGCGATCACGATGCCGGGCCGCGACAACGTCGCGGCCGTCCACCAGGCGATGGGCGGCGGCGCCTCGCAGGCCTCCCTCGTCACCCAGCTGCTCTCCCCCGCCGCGGTCGCCGAGGGCTGGCAGGTCGAGACCGTCGACCACGCGCCCCTGACCGAGGGCGACGGCACGGGCACCCTCGTGCTGTTCGCCGCGATGGGCATGATGCTGGCCGGCTACGTGCCGCTCAGCGGACTGATCTCGGGCACGCCGAACCTGCTGCGCGTGCGCCGGTTCCTGCCGCTCGCGCTCGGCTGGGGTGTGCTGACCAGCTCGCTGATCTGGCTGATCCTCGGCCCGATCGTCGGCGCGGTGTCCGGGCACTACCCGCTGTTCCTCGGCATCGGCACCCTCGCCGTGGTCGCCGTGACCACCGCGCAGCTGCTGTTCACCAAGGTGATGGGCCCGTTCGCGGTGCTGCTCGGCATGCTGCTGTGGGTGGTGCTGGGCATGCCCGCCTCGAACCTCGCCATGTCCGTCGACACGATGCCGGGCTTCTTCGGCTGGCTCCACGGCGTCCTCCCGCTGCCCGCTGCCGGCGAGGCGCTGCGCTCGGTGCTCTACTTCGAGGGCAACGGCGTATGGCGTCACGTCCTCACCCTCGCCGTGTGGCTGGTCGTGTCGCTCGCCCTGGCCACGCTCAAGGAGCGCAAGTCCGGCGAGCTCGTCGTCGGCGGTCCGCTCTACACCGCCCCGGACGCTCCCCTGCCTGCGCTCGCCGGTGGCCCGGTGGCCCGCTACCGCACCCGGCTGGTCGCGGTCGCGCTCTTCCCGCTGGCGATCATGGTCACGGTCGTCACCGTCATGGGCATCTCCATGCACAAGCCGGACGTCTCCGGCCTCCCGGTCGCCGTCGTCGCCCCCGAGGCGCAGGCCCAGCAGGTCATCACCGCCCTCGAGGAGAGCATGGGCGACATCACCGACCTGCGGGTCGTGGAGTCGGTCGAGGAGGCCAACGACCTCATCATCGACCAGGAGCTGGTCGCCGCCTACGTGCTGCCGACCGCGGCCGGCGAGTCGCCGACCCTGCTGACGGCGAGCGGTGCGGGCATGAGCCAGCAGACCGTCGCGACCCAGATCTTCAGCGCGGTCGCGGCCGAGGGCGGCGCCGAGCTCGTCGTCGAGGACATCGCCCCGCTGAGCGAGGACGATGTCAACGGCAGCAACAGCCTCTACGTCGGCATGTCGTGGATCATGGCGGGCTTCCTCTTCTTCGCCGTGATGCGCGGCGGTGCCCCGGACCTGACCCGCACCCGTCGCCTGGTCCCGCTCCTCGCGGGCTGGTCGGTCGGCATCTCGGTGTGGCTGTGGTTCCTCTTCGACGTCCTGATCGGCGCCGTCAACGGCCACGCGCTGGCGATGATCGGGTACGGCGCGTTCACGGTCTTCGCCGTGGGCTGGGCGAGCGCGGTGTTCACCCGCCTGTTCGGTCTCGGCGCGCTGGTCCCGGTGATGATCGTGGTCATGCTCGCCGGCGTCCCGGCCTCCGGCGGTGGGCTCTCGATCTACATGGTCCCGGAGTTCTTCCGCCCGCTCGCCGACATCCTGCCGCTACCGGCAGCCGTCGACATCGCCCGCTCGCTGGTCTACCTGGACGGCAGCGGCGTGGGCGGCAACCTGCTGGTGCTGGCCATCTGGGGCGCCGCCGGCCTCGCGCTCAACCTGCTGGTCGTCGACCCGTGGGTGAACCGCGCCTCCGCACGACCGCCCGCCCCGATGGGTCCGCGGTACCGCCCGGAGCGTCCGAAGAAGTCGGCGGACAGCGACAGCGACGACACCGACGCCCGTCCGGGCGACACGGCGCTGGAGCCGGCCGGGGTCTGA
- a CDS encoding TetR/AcrR family transcriptional regulator, translated as MPRVDASQSLLDAAERLFAEQGIAHVSDRKIAEVAGNSNHSAVGYYFGGRAGLLRALIERHQRALDPLREAAIAESDSLVDDIRSLVVPLTTVLAQLPIPSWRARFLDQAFHDPAIAEMLGDADDLIRAGVQVYDSIEARLSHLDHGIVRARASLMGHMVATVCARIEERVQESGDTTEWRAAADFLSDAIAGMLQAPITH; from the coding sequence ATGCCCCGAGTCGACGCGAGCCAGTCCCTGCTGGACGCCGCCGAGCGGCTCTTCGCCGAGCAGGGCATCGCTCACGTGTCGGACCGCAAGATCGCCGAGGTCGCCGGCAACAGCAACCACTCCGCGGTCGGCTACTACTTCGGTGGGCGGGCCGGCCTGCTGCGGGCCCTCATCGAGCGTCACCAGCGCGCCCTGGATCCGCTGCGCGAGGCCGCCATCGCGGAGTCCGACTCCCTGGTGGACGACATCCGGTCCCTCGTCGTGCCGCTCACGACGGTGCTCGCGCAGCTGCCCATCCCGAGCTGGCGGGCCCGGTTCCTGGACCAGGCTTTCCACGACCCCGCGATCGCGGAGATGCTCGGCGACGCCGACGACCTCATCCGGGCCGGGGTGCAGGTCTATGACTCGATCGAGGCCCGGCTGTCCCACCTCGATCACGGGATCGTCCGGGCTCGTGCCTCGCTGATGGGGCACATGGTCGCCACGGTCTGTGCCCGCATCGAGGAACGGGTCCAGGAGAGCGGGGACACCACGGAGTGGAGGGCGGCCGCCGACTTCCTCAGCGACGCGATCGCCGGGATGCTCCAGGCGCCGATCACGCACTGA
- a CDS encoding DUF427 domain-containing protein: MTVRTEPIDKWVRAYLDDQVVVDSRQPLLFWEDRFPVPGYAFPRHHVRTDVLRPASDEPRGKHPFFGPHGPVSQWYDVVLGDRTVPHAAWVRDDPALADLLILSWQPGVLDRWTEEDETVLMHPRDPHKRVEALASSRHVLVELDGVRLAESSRPVLLLETGLPTRYYLPREDVALDALEPTPTRSICPYKGTTDSYWSLPRHTAATDVAWCYADPLPAVEKIAGRIAFYNERVDLTVDGITQQRPTTPFS; the protein is encoded by the coding sequence ATGACGGTGCGGACCGAACCGATCGACAAGTGGGTGCGCGCCTACCTCGACGACCAGGTGGTCGTCGACAGCCGGCAGCCGCTGCTGTTCTGGGAGGACCGCTTTCCCGTCCCCGGCTACGCGTTCCCCCGCCACCACGTCCGCACCGACGTCCTGCGCCCGGCGAGCGACGAGCCGCGCGGCAAGCACCCGTTCTTCGGGCCCCACGGCCCGGTCTCGCAGTGGTACGACGTGGTGCTCGGCGACCGCACGGTCCCCCACGCCGCCTGGGTGCGCGACGACCCGGCGCTCGCCGACCTGCTGATCCTCAGCTGGCAGCCCGGGGTCCTGGACCGCTGGACCGAGGAGGACGAGACGGTCCTCATGCACCCGCGCGACCCGCACAAGCGCGTCGAGGCGCTCGCCAGCAGCCGGCACGTGCTCGTCGAGCTCGACGGCGTACGCCTCGCGGAGAGCAGCCGCCCGGTGCTGCTGCTCGAGACCGGCCTGCCGACCCGCTACTACCTGCCCCGCGAGGACGTGGCCCTCGACGCGCTGGAGCCGACTCCTACCCGCAGCATCTGTCCCTACAAGGGCACCACCGACAGCTACTGGAGCCTGCCCCGGCACACCGCCGCGACCGACGTCGCCTGGTGCTATGCCGACCCGCTGCCTGCGGTGGAGAAGATCGCCGGCCGGATCGCCTTCTACAACGAGCGGGTCGACCTCACCGTCGACGGGATCACCCAGCAGCGGCCGACGACGCCGTTCAGCTGA
- a CDS encoding calcium-binding protein: MPRRLTVPATRTRIRGRALGLLAAVTAGSVLVAVPGAAAADQVPTPTPPDGVGTAGPPYDYTTELMGQFPFIPLKEQARLTRTAHGYRYETGQQDNRITLRQHGNRIRITDTGTQRFKRLPGACKRIKVRRGVSASCRLPESSSRKPVLLEIWPRLGDDHVDASTLPASFAVTVLGDAGNDRVRFGAGDDFFNGHTGVDRVWGGGGRDWIRAGSGNDVIHGGDGRDQLIGQDGRDRLFGDAGDDRVGGDDGNDRLWGGSGRDFVLGGNGRDTVWTDGRDRLLTTEVVRRR; this comes from the coding sequence ATGCCCCGACGTCTGACCGTGCCCGCGACCCGCACGCGAATCCGTGGCCGGGCCCTCGGACTGCTCGCCGCCGTGACCGCCGGCTCCGTGCTGGTCGCCGTGCCGGGAGCGGCCGCAGCCGACCAGGTGCCCACCCCCACTCCGCCGGACGGCGTGGGCACCGCCGGTCCGCCGTACGACTACACGACCGAGCTGATGGGCCAGTTCCCGTTCATCCCGCTCAAGGAGCAGGCGCGGCTCACCCGCACCGCCCACGGCTACCGCTACGAGACCGGCCAGCAGGACAACCGGATCACCCTGCGGCAGCACGGCAACCGGATCAGGATCACCGACACCGGCACCCAGCGCTTCAAGCGGCTGCCCGGCGCCTGCAAGCGGATCAAGGTACGCCGCGGGGTCAGCGCATCCTGCCGCCTGCCCGAGTCCAGTTCCCGCAAGCCGGTGCTGCTGGAGATCTGGCCGCGCCTGGGCGACGACCACGTCGACGCCTCCACGCTGCCGGCCTCGTTCGCGGTCACGGTGCTCGGCGACGCCGGCAACGACCGGGTGCGCTTCGGCGCCGGCGACGACTTCTTCAACGGCCACACCGGCGTCGACCGGGTCTGGGGCGGCGGTGGGCGCGACTGGATCCGGGCCGGCTCGGGCAACGACGTGATCCACGGCGGCGACGGGCGCGACCAGCTCATCGGCCAGGACGGCCGGGACCGGCTGTTCGGCGACGCCGGGGACGACCGGGTCGGCGGCGACGACGGGAACGACCGGCTGTGGGGAGGCAGCGGCCGCGACTTCGTCCTCGGCGGCAACGGGCGCGACACGGTCTGGACCGACGGCCGCGACCGGCTGCTCACGACCGAGGTCGTCCGCCGCCGCTGA
- a CDS encoding pyridoxamine 5'-phosphate oxidase family protein produces MSEAGAVHPDMETINLAELYHSPTISWEAVRERLESDLEPAANDPGTRSGNRGPRRYTCWLHSLNADGSPHANAVGAIWWDGRFWFVTGLDTRRGRNLARDPRCVLAVSLRELDLVLEGRAALVRDPALLERLASRWAEEGWPCEVDATAGALTAAYSAQSAGPPPWHVFGIDTTSAHGVEVVEPYGATRWRF; encoded by the coding sequence ATGAGCGAGGCAGGTGCGGTCCACCCAGACATGGAGACCATCAACCTCGCGGAGCTCTACCACTCACCGACCATCAGCTGGGAGGCGGTGCGCGAGCGGTTGGAGTCCGACCTGGAACCCGCGGCGAACGACCCGGGGACCCGGTCGGGCAACCGCGGCCCCCGGCGTTACACCTGCTGGCTGCACAGCCTCAACGCCGACGGGAGCCCGCACGCCAACGCGGTGGGTGCGATCTGGTGGGACGGGCGGTTCTGGTTCGTCACCGGGCTGGACACCCGCCGGGGGCGCAACCTCGCCCGTGACCCGCGCTGCGTGCTCGCGGTCAGCCTGCGCGAGCTCGACCTGGTCCTCGAGGGCCGCGCGGCGCTGGTGCGGGACCCGGCGCTGCTGGAGCGCCTCGCCTCCCGGTGGGCCGAGGAGGGCTGGCCGTGCGAGGTGGACGCCACCGCGGGCGCCCTCACCGCGGCGTACAGCGCCCAGTCGGCCGGCCCGCCTCCCTGGCACGTGTTCGGCATCGACACCACGTCCGCCCACGGCGTCGAGGTCGTCGAGCCGTACGGCGCGACGCGCTGGAGGTTCTAA
- a CDS encoding DUF2776 family protein yields MNYLVSVIFRAIPLAMMGVCVGFGLYVANAGDQPGNFVAGRVVTALGAICLCLFCTAATIIRQLIGRFNAVDRVVYPALGYLVAAITVGYGVSVFAGESGAGQNDHYVAGHVVFGIGLISGCVATVATASTKFSLIPANSRLPVGERTPPAGAFPRSAVTVMAAIPVVLAVVAWGFAIVNLAMTTSPARFTVGHVVAGLAMICTSLIGLVLSILRQIQDDYGPRDRSLWPGLVIAMGTLSLVWGVVLLVLDREPYYRTPGFVMIGLGLVCFSILSKVGLLALVWRHTFALANRVPLLPIGTALACLFLAAFVFQAALTDTNVFIAARVLVGLGAICFSLYSIVSILESGTSSSDS; encoded by the coding sequence GTGAACTATCTGGTGAGCGTCATCTTCCGTGCCATCCCGCTCGCGATGATGGGGGTGTGCGTCGGCTTCGGCCTCTACGTCGCGAACGCGGGGGACCAGCCCGGCAACTTCGTCGCGGGACGCGTCGTGACCGCGCTCGGCGCGATCTGCCTGTGCCTGTTCTGCACGGCCGCGACGATCATCCGTCAGCTGATCGGGCGGTTCAACGCCGTGGACCGGGTCGTCTACCCGGCGCTCGGCTACCTGGTCGCTGCGATCACCGTGGGCTACGGCGTCTCGGTGTTCGCCGGGGAGTCGGGCGCCGGCCAGAACGACCACTACGTCGCCGGGCACGTGGTGTTCGGGATCGGGCTGATCAGTGGCTGCGTGGCCACGGTCGCGACGGCGTCCACGAAGTTCTCCCTGATCCCGGCGAACTCCCGGTTGCCGGTGGGGGAGCGGACCCCGCCCGCGGGTGCCTTTCCGCGCTCCGCGGTCACCGTGATGGCAGCGATCCCGGTGGTGCTGGCCGTGGTGGCCTGGGGGTTCGCGATCGTCAACCTGGCGATGACCACGTCGCCCGCTCGCTTCACGGTGGGTCACGTCGTCGCCGGGCTCGCGATGATCTGCACCAGCCTGATCGGGCTGGTGCTGAGCATCCTGCGCCAGATCCAGGACGACTACGGCCCGCGGGACCGATCGCTATGGCCCGGGCTGGTGATCGCGATGGGCACGCTCAGCCTGGTCTGGGGTGTCGTCCTGCTCGTGCTCGACCGCGAGCCGTACTACCGCACCCCGGGGTTCGTGATGATCGGGCTGGGCCTGGTCTGCTTCAGCATCCTCAGCAAGGTCGGCCTGCTCGCCCTGGTCTGGCGCCACACCTTCGCCCTGGCCAACCGGGTGCCGCTGCTCCCGATCGGCACCGCGCTTGCGTGCCTGTTCCTGGCCGCGTTCGTGTTCCAGGCGGCGCTCACCGACACCAACGTCTTCATCGCCGCGAGGGTGCTGGTCGGGCTCGGCGCGATCTGCTTCTCGCTGTACTCCATCGTCTCCATCTTGGAGAGCGGTACGTCGTCCTCCGACTCGTGA